One Spiroplasma endosymbiont of Nebria brevicollis DNA window includes the following coding sequences:
- the yidC gene encoding membrane protein insertase YidC, with protein MSTLWGCGQVMGDTNVATGTITSAYDFQKYNVAAVFFEILIGNQDVAKNHIFHISGCSIFEYDFNGIRSWAEAWTVTKSPFYGMFVYPISWLLVNISSGLSGSGDPTNGVSIIFSIIFTTLIIKLITLAFTFKAQQNQEKMQSVQMKTAEVQAKYKHSRDPSAKQKQQMELMAIYKKEGINPIAAFIPMILSMPFILAMYNVMKSTNILKNTTVGYIQLVEQPWGMITQGHFMYLIIILIYVPTQLVSMLLPMFLNRSRQKIKTKESKAALKKQVIMQSVFILMFVFYVCIAPSGVGIYWIISGLLQIIQTISFHCYNKQKRNRYKKNGTINTPFSTKIKKIFVKSETVQPKRIR; from the coding sequence ATGTCAACACTTTGAGGTTGTGGTCAGGTTATGGGTGATACTAATGTTGCCACAGGCACAATTACTTCAGCATATGATTTTCAAAAATATAATGTAGCTGCTGTCTTTTTTGAAATCTTAATTGGTAATCAAGATGTAGCTAAAAACCATATTTTTCATATTAGTGGCTGTAGTATATTTGAATATGATTTCAATGGCATTCGTTCATGAGCAGAAGCGTGAACAGTTACTAAATCACCATTTTATGGAATGTTTGTCTATCCAATTTCATGATTATTAGTTAATATATCATCTGGTTTAAGTGGTAGCGGTGATCCTACAAATGGTGTAAGTATTATTTTTTCTATTATTTTTACAACATTAATTATTAAATTAATTACTTTAGCATTTACTTTTAAAGCACAGCAAAATCAAGAAAAAATGCAATCTGTTCAAATGAAAACTGCTGAAGTTCAAGCTAAATATAAACATTCACGAGATCCAAGTGCCAAACAAAAACAACAAATGGAATTAATGGCTATTTATAAAAAAGAAGGCATTAATCCGATTGCTGCTTTCATTCCTATGATTTTATCAATGCCCTTTATTTTGGCTATGTATAATGTTATGAAATCAACAAATATTTTAAAAAACACTACAGTTGGTTATATTCAGTTAGTTGAACAACCATGAGGAATGATTACTCAAGGCCACTTTATGTATTTAATAATAATTTTAATTTATGTACCAACACAATTAGTTTCAATGCTTTTACCTATGTTTTTAAATCGTTCTCGTCAAAAAATTAAAACTAAAGAATCAAAAGCTGCTTTAAAAAAGCAAGTTATTATGCAAAGTGTCTTTATTTTAATGTTTGTATTTTATGTGTGTATTGCTCCTTCAGGAGTAGGAATTTATTGAATCATTTCAGGTTTATTGCAAATTATTCAAACTATTAGTTTCCATTGTTATAATAAACAAAAACGTAATCGTTATAAGAAAAATGGAACTATTAATACTCCATTTTCAACTAAAATTAAAAAAATATTTGTTAAATCAGAAACTGTACAGCCTAAAAGAATTCGATAG